In Phaseolus vulgaris cultivar G19833 chromosome 10, P. vulgaris v2.0, whole genome shotgun sequence, a single genomic region encodes these proteins:
- the LOC137818605 gene encoding histidine-containing phosphotransfer protein 4-like isoform X2 codes for MDRNQSRRQVAAMKQSLFDQGLLDEQFIQLEELQDDANPNFVEEIVTLHYRDSSRLISSIEQALKERNPLDFNKLDTLMHQFKGSSSSIGAKKVKAECNLFREYCRVGNAEGCMRSFQQLKKEYAALRKKLEAYFQQCCLFGAVGKASWTTRNSMSLQIKY; via the exons ATGGACAGAAACCAATCCCGCAGGCAGGTTGCTGCAATGAAACAGTCCCTCTTTGATCAG GGGTTACTTGATGAACAGTTTATCCAACTGGAGGAGTtgcaggatgatgcaaatcccAACTTTGTTGAGGAAATTGTGACTCTTCACTACCGTGATTCATCACGGCTAATCTCAAGCATAGAGCAGGCTCT CAAAGAGAGAAACCCTCTGGATTTTAACAAGCTGGACACTCTTATGCATCAGTTCAAAGGAAGCAGCTCAAG CATAGGAGCCAAAAAGGTGAAAGCAGAGTGCAATCTGTTCAGGGAATATTGCAGGGTGGGAAATGCAGAAGG ATGCATGAGGAGCTTCCAACAATTGAAGAAAGAATATGCAGCACTCAGAAAGAAACTTGAAGCTTATTTTCAG CAATGTTGCTTGTTTGGTGCAGTTGGCAAGGCAAGCTGGACCACAAGAAACAGCATGTCGCTCCAAATAAAGTACTGA
- the LOC137818605 gene encoding histidine-containing phosphotransfer protein 4-like isoform X1 yields MDRNQSRRQVAAMKQSLFDQGLLDEQFIQLEELQDDANPNFVEEIVTLHYRDSSRLISSIEQALKERNPLDFNKLDTLMHQFKGSSSSIGAKKVKAECNLFREYCRVGNAEGCMRSFQQLKKEYAALRKKLEAYFQLARQAGPQETACRSK; encoded by the exons ATGGACAGAAACCAATCCCGCAGGCAGGTTGCTGCAATGAAACAGTCCCTCTTTGATCAG GGGTTACTTGATGAACAGTTTATCCAACTGGAGGAGTtgcaggatgatgcaaatcccAACTTTGTTGAGGAAATTGTGACTCTTCACTACCGTGATTCATCACGGCTAATCTCAAGCATAGAGCAGGCTCT CAAAGAGAGAAACCCTCTGGATTTTAACAAGCTGGACACTCTTATGCATCAGTTCAAAGGAAGCAGCTCAAG CATAGGAGCCAAAAAGGTGAAAGCAGAGTGCAATCTGTTCAGGGAATATTGCAGGGTGGGAAATGCAGAAGG ATGCATGAGGAGCTTCCAACAATTGAAGAAAGAATATGCAGCACTCAGAAAGAAACTTGAAGCTTATTTTCAG TTGGCAAGGCAAGCTGGACCACAAGAAACAGCATGTCGCTCCAAATAA
- the LOC137819523 gene encoding NADP-dependent malic enzyme-like: MFSSNAHSFMFSCELYPQCKSGIGGWSSGSDFSASQRRRSAPSRVTCCASTSSSGKTHGGFLMEEEASGTSTIAGGGVRDVYGEDRATEDQGVTPWNVSVSCGYTLLRDPHFNKGLAFNDKERDSHYLRGLIPPSVLSQETQVKKMIQHIRQYEVPLHKFVAMMDLQGRNERLFYRLLLDHVEELLPVVYTPTVGEACQKYGNIFMSPQGLYISLKDKGRILEVLRNWPERNIQVIVVTDGERILGLGDLGCQGMGIPVGKLSLYTALGGVRPSSCLPITIDVGTNNENLLNEEFYIGLRQKRATGQEYADLLQEFMNAVKQNYGEKILVQFEDFANHNAFDLLEKYRSTHLVFNDDIQGTASVVLAGLIAALKLVGGDLPDHKFLFLGAGEAGTGIAELIALETSKRTNLPVEEMRKNIWLVDSKGLIVDSRKESLQHFKKPWAHEHEPVEELVDAINDIKPTVLIGTSGRGRTFTKEVIEAMASLNEKPIILSLSNPTSQSECTAEEAYTWSQGRAIFASGSPFDPVEYDGKVFMPGQSNNAYIFPGFGLGLIMSGTIRVHDDLLLAAAQALASQVAEEDYDKGLIYPPFSNIRKISAHIAAKVAAKAYELGLATNIPQPKDLMKFAESSMYTPAYRDYR, from the exons ATGTTCTCCTCCAATGCACACTCCTTCATG TTTTCGTGTGAACTTTACCCGCAGTGCAAGTCGGGCATAGGTGGGTGGTCTTCGGGTAGtgacttctcagcttcacagaGGAGGCGTTCTGCTCCATCGAGAGTGACGTGTTGTGCTTCAACTTCGAGCAGCGGCAAAACTCACGGCGGCTTTTtgatggaggaagaggccagtGGGACTTCCACAATCGCCGGCGGCGGCGTCCGGGACGTGTACGGCGAGGATAGAGCTACTGAGGATCAGGGTGTGACTCCGTGGAATGTCTCTGTTTCTTG TGGGTATACTTTGTTGAGAGATCCTCACTTCAACAAAGGACTCGCCTTCAATGATAAAGAGAGGGACTCCCACTACTTGCGTGGCCTTATTCCCCCATCTGTTCTTTCTCAAGAAACTCAG GTAAAGAAAATGATCCAACACATACGCCAGTATGAAGTTCCATTGCACAAGTTCGTGGCAATGATGGATCTTCAG GGGAGAAATGAAAGATTGTTCTACAGGCTTCTGCTTGATCATGTTGAGGAGTTACTACCAGTTGTCTATACTCCAACAGTTGGTGAAGCATGCCAGAAATATGGGAATATCTTCATGAGTCCTCAGGGACTTTATATAAGTTTGAAGGATAA AGGGAGGATTCTTGAAGTACTAAGGAATTGGCCTGAGAGGAACATTCAAGTCATTGTTGTAACTGATGGAGAGAGAATTCTGGGCCTTGGGGATCTTGGTTGTCAG GGAATGGGAATACCGGTTGGAAAACTCTCTTTATATACAGCACTTGGTGGAGTTCGTCCTTCTTCT TGCTTGCCTATTACCATCGATGTGGGTACAAACAATGAGAATTTGTTGAATGAAGAATTCTATATAGGACTCAGGCAGAAACGGGCAACTGGGCAG GAATATGCTGATCTTCTGCAAGAATTTATGAATGCAGTCAAGCAGAATTATGGTGAAAAAATCCTTGTTCAG TTTGAAGACTTTGCAAACCACAATGCCTTTGATCTACTTGAAAAATATAGGTCAACACATCTTGTCTTTAATGATGATATTCAG GGAACAGCATCAGTGGTTCTTGCAGGACTAATTGCTGCTCTGAAATTGGTTGGGGGAGACTTGCCTGATCACAAGTTCTTATTCCTTGGTGCTGGAGAG GCTGGCACTGGAATAGCAGAACTCATAGCACTTGAAACTTCAAAACGG ACAAATCTCCCAGTAGAAGAAATGCGCAAGAACATTTGGTTGGTGGACTCAAAG GGTTTGATTGTGGATTCCCGCAAAGAATCACTTCAACATTTTAAGAAACCCTGGGCTCATGAACATGAACCTGTTGAGGAACTTGTAGATGCTATTAAT GATATTAAGCCAACAGTTTTAATTGGAACATCAGGACGAGGAAGAACTTTTACCAAGGAAGTGATTGAAGCTATGGCTTCCTTGAATGAG AAACCTATTATTCTTTCCCTTTCCAATCCCACATCACAGTCAGAATGCACTGCTGAAGAAGCTTACACTTGGAGCCAG GGACGTGCCATTTTTGCTAGTGGGAGCCCTTTTGACCCAGTTGAATATGATGGAAAAGTGTTTATGCCTGGCCAG TCCAATAATGCATACATTTTTCCTGGATTTGGTCTTGGTTTAATAATGTCTGGAACCATTCGTGTCCATGATGACCTGCTTCTGGCAGCTG CTCAAGCTTTGGCTTCACAGGTGGCTGAGGAGGACTATGACAAGGGGCTCATATACCCTCCTTTCTCCAACATCAGAAAGATTTCAGCACATATAGCTGCCAAAGTGGCTGCTAAGGCCTATGAACTTG GCTTGGCCACTAACATTCCTCAGCCAAAAGATTTGATGAAGTTTGCTGAGAGCTCTATGTATACACCAGCCTATAGAGACTACCGGTGA
- the LOC137819504 gene encoding uncharacterized protein yields the protein MKNMSLDSEVEDNDLHRLRSDLSSLLHQIDELVLRAIEVNNNNNDEKKKKKNSISKEGKTQIESFSRVLSAMLSSLKSWVPKFQTALHPEETDSYDDEGIACDSPEETTLSLVSPSPLVSWRANCTVKRGRQMFMLTPLPLSSKHHEQPKPQFPPSTLATTFMDNVVVKPTPIKHQLTNNQDNGSMLLVMTPCLKMSPPKSCLVLEPISEIKHLGDHKFRKGTPYPVGIRCSDSESSGSDDSSPDLFLMYPELLGICRDSKAGIGNKTVEASPDWFTSPPKTCVLLEPPDDNIDDRLCVHINGNILNQQVGKFKDGDGDDVCKDHSNQDNFVGSLKHAENTPIIPESSFQTGKRPGENTLKRELWTKFEEASTWGLPTDQKSAQKGFLDLLEEASCDK from the exons atgaagaaTATGAGTTTGGATAGTGAGGTTGAAGACAATGATCTCCATCGTCTTCGCTCCGATCTTTCTTCTCTTCTGCATCAG ATTGACGAGCTTGTTCTGCGAGCAATTGaagtgaataataataataatgatgagaagaagaagaagaagaatagcATAAGCAAAGAGGGCAAAACGCAAATTGAATCTTTCTCCCGAGTCCTTTCTGCCATGCTCTCTTCTTTGAAG TCTTGGGTACCCAAATTTCAAACTGCACTTCACCCTGAAGAGACAGATTCATACGATGATGAAGGCATAGCGTGTGACAGTCCTGAAGAGACAACCTTAAGTTTGGTGTCTCCTTCACCTCTTGTGTCCTGGCGTGCAAATTGCACTGTGAAGAGAGGTAGACAAATGTTCATGCTTACACCTCTTCCATTATCATCCAAACACCACGAACAACCTAAACCACAGTTCCCTCCCTCCACGTTAGCCACTACTTTCATGGACAATGTAGTTGTCAAACCAACCCCAATCAAGCACCAACTGACAAACAACCAAGACAACGGATCTATGCTTCTTGTGATGACTCCCTGCCTGAAAATGTCCCCTCCCAAATCCTGCCTTGTGCTCGAACCTATTTCCGAAATCAAGCATTTGGGTGATCACAAGTTTCGCAAGGGCACTCCTTATCCTGTTGGGATACGTTGCAGTGATTCAGAATCTTCTGGTAGTGATGATTCTTCGCCGGATTTATTCTTGATGTATCCGGAGCTCCTTGGGATATGCCGCGATTCTAAGGCAGGAATTGGGAACAAAACAGTGGAAGCATCGCCGGATTGGTTTACCTCACCTCCTAAAACTTGTGTTCTGCTGGAGCCACCTGATGATAATATTGACGATCGCTTGTGTGTACACATAAATGGCAACATTCTTAATCAACAAGTTGGAAAGTTTAAAGATGGGGATGGTGATGATGTTTGCAAAGATCATAGTAACCAAG ATAATTTTGTTGGGAGTTTAAAACACGCAGAGAACACTCCCATCATACCAGAAAGCTCATTTCAAACTGGAAAACGACCTGGTGAAAATACTTTGAAGAGGGAGTTATGGACTAAGTTTGAGGAAGCTTCCACTTGGGGATTACCCACAGATCAAAAGAGTGCCCAGAAAGGGTTTCTTGACCTACTGGAAGAAGCTTCCTGTGATAAATAG
- the LOC137818605 gene encoding histidine-containing phosphotransfer protein 4-like isoform X3, translating to MDRNQSRRQVAAMKQSLFDQGLLDEQFIQLEELQDDANPNFVEEIVTLHYRDSSRLISSIEQALKERNPLDFNKLDTLMHQFKGSSSSIGAKKVKAECNLFREYCRVGNAEGCMRSFQQLKKEYAALRKKLEAYFQVTCWNTWQGKLDHKKQHVAPNKVLMRKLQNKANEIGEFCSIEKKYSPQGSVMFPLLGYFVSKYQFCFQMLQEYYSCTLYYLYYIHNII from the exons ATGGACAGAAACCAATCCCGCAGGCAGGTTGCTGCAATGAAACAGTCCCTCTTTGATCAG GGGTTACTTGATGAACAGTTTATCCAACTGGAGGAGTtgcaggatgatgcaaatcccAACTTTGTTGAGGAAATTGTGACTCTTCACTACCGTGATTCATCACGGCTAATCTCAAGCATAGAGCAGGCTCT CAAAGAGAGAAACCCTCTGGATTTTAACAAGCTGGACACTCTTATGCATCAGTTCAAAGGAAGCAGCTCAAG CATAGGAGCCAAAAAGGTGAAAGCAGAGTGCAATCTGTTCAGGGAATATTGCAGGGTGGGAAATGCAGAAGG ATGCATGAGGAGCTTCCAACAATTGAAGAAAGAATATGCAGCACTCAGAAAGAAACTTGAAGCTTATTTTCAGGTAACTTGTTGGAACAC TTGGCAAGGCAAGCTGGACCACAAGAAACAGCATGTCGCTCCAAATAAAGTACTGATGAGAAAGCTGCAAAATAAGGCAAATGAAATTGGTGAATTTTGTagcatagaaaaaaaatattcaccACAGGGAAGTGTGATGTTCCCCCTTTTGGGatattttgtttcaaaatatcaattttGTTTTCAGATGTTACAGGAATATTACTCATGTACTTTATACTATTtgtattatatacataatataatataa
- the LOC137818239 gene encoding protein PAF1 homolog, which produces MASYRPFPPQSSQIQNPIPSGNHQYTNNNQNWGAYGDPSNASFPQIPPNSNYHHQQQQQHQNQHHAPYAPPNPHHPHYPYPPPPPPPPEASYQPPPPPPPPAYYPSNSQYNNQPPPPPPPLSPPPPPPPVSPPPPPPATHNNEERRFKDPSTSGRREYDPSNHGIGHKQHKHQPPVPAKKVNGPPGRAETEEEKRLRKKREFEKQRQEEKHRQQLKESQNTVLQKTHLLSSGKGHGLVAGSRMGERRSTPLLSAERVENRLKKPTTFLCKLKFRNELPDPSAQPKLMAFKKDKDQYAKYTITSLEKMYKPKLFVEPDLGIPLDLLDLSVYNPPSVRPPLAPEDEELLRDDEAATPIKKDGIKRKERPTDKGVAWLVKTQYISPLSMESTKQSLTEKQAKELREMKGGRGVLDNLNSRERQIREIEASFEAAKSDPVHATNKDLYPVEVMPLLPDFDRYDDQFVVAAFDNAPTADSEMYAKLDKSVRDAFESKAVMKSYVATSSDPANPEKFLAYMAPAPGELSKDIYDENEDVSYSWIREYHWDVRGDDADDPTTFFVAFDDSEARYLPLPTKLVLRKKRAKEGRSGEEIEQCPVPSRVTVRRRSSVAAIERKDTGVYTSSRGNSSKRSRLEMDDGLEHHHRGAPHQDNYQSSGAEDYMSE; this is translated from the exons ATGGCCTCTTACAGGCCCTTCCCTCCGCAATCGAGTCAAATTCAAAACCCTATTCCAAGTGGGAATCATCAGTATACTAACAATAATCAAAATTGGGGTGCTTACGGAGATCCCTCTAATGCTTCATTCCCACAAATCCCTCCAAATTCCAATTATCATCATCAGCAACAACAACAGCATCAAAATCAGCATCATGCTCCATACGCGCCTCCAAATCCCCATCACCCTCACTATCCATATCCGCCGCCGCCTCCACCGCCGCCGGAGGCTTCGTACCAGCCTCCGCCACCTCCGCCTCCTCCTGCGTACTATCCCTCTAATAGCCAGTATAACAACCAGCCACCTCCGCCACCGCCGCCGTTGTCGCCTCCGCCTCCACCACCCCCTGTTTCGCCCCCTCCTCCTCCCCCGGCAACTCATAACAACGAAGAGCGGCGCTTCAAGGATCCTTCCACATCCGGTCGCCGCGAATATGATCCTTCAAATCATGGCATTGGTCACAAGCAGCACAAACACCAGCCGCCCGTGCCAGCAAAAAAGGTGAATGGGCCTCCTGGCAGAGCCGAGACTGAGGAGGAAAAGAGGTTGAGGAAGAAGAGGGAGTTCGAGAAGCAGAGGCAGGAGGAAAAGCATAGGCAACAGCTCAAGGAGTCCCAGAACACTGTTCTGCAGAAGACTCACCTGTTGTCGTCTGGGAAGGGACACGGCTTGGTTGCAGGTTCTCGAATGGGAGAAAGGAGATCCACTCCCTTGTTGAGTGCCGAGAGGGTGGAAAATAGGTTGAAGAAGCCCACCACATTTTTGTGTAAGCTCAA ATTTCGAAATGAACTTCCAGATCCAAGTGCTCAACCTAAGCTTATGGCTttcaaaaaagataaagatCA ATATGCAAAATATACAATCACATCCCTGGAGAAAATGTACAAACCCAAGCTTTTTGTGGAGCCAGATCTGGGGATACCTCTGGACCTGCTTGATCTCAGTGTCTACAA TCCTCCCAGTGTCAGACCACCTCTTGCTCCAGAAGATGAAGAACTGTTGCGGGATGATGAAGCTGCTACACCCATTAAAAAAGATGgcataaaaagaaaagagaggccTACTGATAAAGGTGTAGCATGGCTTGtcaaaacacaatatatatCTCCTCTAAGCATGGAGTCAACGAAACAG TCTTTAACTGAAAAACAAGCTAAGGAGCTGAGAGAGATGAAGGGAGGCCGTGGCGTTTTGGACAACCTCAACAGTAG GGAAAGACAAATCAGGGAAATTGAAGCATCGTTTGAAGCAGCTAAGTCTGATCCTGTTCATGCAACCAACAAAGATTTGTATCCTGTTGAGGTTATGCCATTACTGCCCGATTTTGATAG GTATGATGATCAGTTTGTCGTTGCTGCATTTGATAATGCTCCCACAGCCGATTCAGAAATGTATGCTAAGTTGGACAAATCTGTTCGTGATGCTTTTGAATCAAAG GCAGTTATGAAGAGTTATGTTGCAACGAGTTCAGATCCTGCTAATCCTGAAAAGTTTTTGGCATATATGGCCCCAGCACCAGGAGAG CTGTCAAAGGATATATATGATGAAAATGAAGAtgtctcatactcttggattcgCGAGTATCATTGGGAT GTTCGGGGTGATGATGCAGACGATCCTACAACATTCTTTGTTGCATTTGATGACTCAGAAGCACGTTACTTG CCTCTTCCAACTAAActtgttttaagaaaaaagagGGCTAAAGAGGGAAGATCAGGTGAAGAGATTGAGCAATGTCCAGTACCTTCAAGAGTGACTGTAAGACGGAGGTCTAGTGTCGCTGCGATTGAGCGGAAGGATACTGGG GTTTATACAAGTTCAAGGGGCAATTCATCAAAGAGATCTCGTCTAGAAATGGACGATGGTCTAGAACACCATCATAGAGGTGCTCCACACCAGGACAACTATCAGTCTAGTGGAGCAGAAGATTACATGTCAGAGTGA